In the Terriglobus sp. RCC_193 genome, AATGCGCAGCGTCAGCACGTTCGGCTCAAGCTGTTCCGCGCCAGCGCCAGAACCCTGGAAGATGTGCAGCGGAGGACGCTTGAAGGTGATGACCACTTCCGTCACACGCGTCTTCAGGCGCTTGCCAGCGCGAATGTAGAAGGGCACACCGGCCCAGCGCCAGTTGTCGATCTCCAGCTTCATCGCGGCAAATGTCTCGGTCTGCGATTCCGGATTCACGCGGTCTTCCTGGCGATAACCCTTCACTTCCTGGCCATCGACTGTGCCCGGGCCATACTGACCACGCGCCGTGTTCTCTACAGGGATGGGGCTGATCGCCTTCCAGACCTTCAGCTTCTCGATGCGCACAGGAGCCGACTCAAAGACGTCTGGCGGTTCCATAGCGACGAAGCTGAGCACTTCCATCACATGGTTCTGCAGAACGTCACGCAGAGCGCCAGCGGCCTCGTAGAACGGTCCGCGGCCTTCAATGCCGATGGATTCCGCAGCGGTGATCTGCACGCTGTCAATGTAATTGCGGTTCCAGATGGGCTCAAAAATGCCATTGCCGAAGCGGAAGACGAGGATGTTCTGTACCGTCTCCTTGCCCAGGTAATGGTCAATGCGGAAGATCTGGTCTTCCTTGAGCACTTCGTTGATCTCAGAGTTGAGCTTCTTCGCGCTCTCCAGATCGGTGCCAAAGGGCTTCTCGATGATGACGCGGACCCAGTGGTCGCCGTCTTCGCCGGTCATGCCATGATCGCCCAGGCGATGCGTGATGTCCGCAAAGAACTCAGGAGCAACAGCCAGATAGAAGAGGCGGTTGCCCTTGGTGCCGAACTGTTTGTCGAGGTCGGCGAGATACGCCTTCAGCTTCTCAAAACCTTCATCGTTGTCGAACTCGGTGGCAAAGTACTTCACACGGTCAATGAACTTGCCGAGCTTCTCTTCCTTCTCATCGACGCCGCCGCCCTTCAGGATGCCGTCCTTCATGTCCGGCGCAAAGGTGGCAGAAAGGTCGCGGCGGGCAACGCCGACAACCGCGAAATTTTCAGGCAGCAGATTCGCCTGCTCCAGGTGATAGAGAGCGGGCAGCAGCTTACGCTTCGTCAGGTCGCCCGAAGCGCCAAAAATCACAACGATGCAAGGCTCCGGAATGCTTTCCTTGCACTTGTTCGCTTCCACCTGCTCCGGGGAAACATTGATACCGGTTGTTGCCATGGGTTTCAATCCTTCTTCAATTCTTGCTGCGAAAGGCCGCCGCAGTCTTAACTTCATTGTTAGAGCGCACGGCGGCCCCGCAGGATTCATGGGAATGCGCCCGGAACACTGCTCCGGAGGAAGAAAAACTACTCCTTCTTCATGGCGTGACCGCCAAAGGCATTGCGCATCACGGACAGCATCTTGTCCGTCAGATTGTCCGTTTCACGCGAACGGATGCGGCGAATCAGCGACTCCGTGATAATCGGCGCGGAAACGTTCAGGTCGATTGCCTCAAACACCGTCCAGCGGCCTTCACCGGAATCCGGAACGAACGGCGCAATGCCCTTCAGTTCAGGGTTGGCCTTCAACGCTTCAGCAGTCAGGTCCAGCAGCCACGAACGAACCACCGAACCGTGCTGCCAGATCTCTGCGATCTGCGCATTGTCCAGGTTCAGTTCCTTCTTCGCTTCGAAGATGGCAAAGCCTTCTGCGAATGCCTGCATCATGCCGTACTCAATGCCGTTGTGCACCATCTTGACGAAGTGGCCTGCGCCGCTCGGTCCGGTGCGTCCCCAGCCCTTGTCGGGTGCGGGAGCAAGCGTCTCGAAGATGGGGCGAAGCTTCTCAACGATTTCCTCGTCGCCGCCAATCATCATCGAATAGCCTTCCTTCAGGCCCCAGACGCCGCCGGACGTACCCACGTCGACAAACTCAAAACCTTCCGCCTTCAACTCACCGTGACGACGAATGGAGTCCTTGTAGTTCGAATTGCCGCCGTCAATGAAGATGTCGCCCTTCTGCATGAGGGGCTTCAGCCTCTCAACGGTGGTGTCGACGGGCTTGCCTTCCGGCACCATGATCCAGATGGCGCGGGGCGTCTGCAGATTCTTAACCAGGTCTTCCAGCGAATCCACGCCCACCGAACCGGCTGCGGTCAGCTTTGCCGTGGCTTCCTTGTTGAAGTCAAAGCCCACCACTTTGTGGCCACCCTGGCGAAGACGCTCCGCCATGTTGCCGCCCATTTTTCCCAGGCCAATCAGACCAATTTCCATGTGACTTTTCCTCTCGTACAGATCCTGCTTGGTAAGCGGAAGAGCCGGATTGCTCCGGCCCTTCCTGTAGCTCTCCGCGAAACGTTACTTCGCGATGGCTGCCTGCGCAGCCTTGACGATGTTTTCCGGCGTGAATCCGAAGTGCGCCAGCACTTCCGGTCCAGGTGCCGAACCGCCGAAGTGGTCCAGTCCGACAACGGAACCGTCGCGGCCCACGTACTTCCACCAGCCCTGCGTTGCGCCGGCTTCCACAGCCACCTTCGCCACACCGTGCGGGAAGATGCTTGCCTTGTACTCTTCCGTCTGCTCTTCGAAGAGGTGGAAGCTGGGCATGGAGACCACGCGAGCCTTGATGCCAGCCTTCTCCAGTTCCGGCAGAGTCTTCAGCACCAGCGATACTTCCGAACCAGTGGCTGCAATGATGACATCCGGGTTCGCCACGTCGACCAGCACATAAGCGCCCTTGCGAACTCCGTCCCACAGCGTGGGGTACTTCGCAACGTCCAGCACCGGCAGATCCTGACGCGACAGCGCCATGAACGAAGCCGACTTGCGCTCCACCATCAACTGGTAGCAGACCGCGGTCTCGTTCGCGTCCGCCGGACGGAAGTCCGTGAGCTGCGGAATCGCGCGGAGGCTCATCAGGTGCTCTACCGGCTGATGCGTCGGACCATCTGCACCCAGCGCGATCGAATCGTGCGTGAATACGAACAGCGAGTGCGTGCTCATCAGAGCGGCGAGGCGCATGGCGTTACGCGCATAGTCGCTGAACACGAAGAAAGTGGAGCCAAACGGAATCAGGCCACCATGAGCCGCCATACCGTTCACCGCTGCGCACATGCCGAACTCGCGCACGCCGAAGAAAATGTTGCGGCCCTTCGGGTCGTCGTGGAACGAAGGCGAGTTGTTGAAGATGGTCTTCGTCGACGAGGTAAGGTCGGCCGCGCCGCCAATCAGTTCCGGCAGAGCGTCGCCCAACGCCTGCAGAACCACCTGTCCAGCAGTACGGGTAGCAATCGCCTTTTCCGTGGGGAAAGGCTTGATGTTCTTGTTGTAGTCGGCGGGCAGTTCTGCCTTCGCCGTGCGCGTAAACTGCGACGCCAGTTCCGGGTGAGCAGCCTTGTACTTGGCAAACAGTTCGTTCCACTCCGACTGCTCTTTCTGTCCCTTGGGAACAGCCGAGCGCCAGTCATCCAGTGCAGCCTGCGGCTCAGCAAAGTCCACATCAGGATCGAATCCGAAGAATTCCTTCGTCTTGCGCGTGGCTTCTTTGCCCAGAGCCTCACCATGCACATGCTTGGTGCCAGCCTTCGGCGAACCGTAACCAATGATGGTGCGGATGCGAATGAGCGAGGGCTTCTCGGTCTCCAGCTTGGCGATGTTGATGGCCTGCTGAATCTTCGCGAGATCATTGCCGTCGTCAACATACTGCACGTGCCAGTGGTACGCATTGAAGCGCTCGTCCACATTCTCCGTGTAGCTCAGTTCCGTAGGACCATCCAGCGAGATCAGGTTGTCGTCATAGAACACGATCAGCTTGCCCAGCTTCAGCGTCCCGGCCAGCGAGGAGGACTCGTGTGAGATGCCTTCCATCAGGCAGCCATCGCCCACAATGCAGTAGGTGTAGTGATCGACGATCTTCATGCCCGGCTGGTTATACACAGCAGCCTGGTGCTTCTCTGCAATCGCCAGGCCAACGGCCATTGCAAGGCCCTGACCGAGAGGTCCGGTGGTTACTTCCACGCCGGGCGTAAAGCCATACTCCGGATGTCCCGGAGCTTTTGAATGCCACTGGCGAAACAGCTTCAGATCGTCCAGCGAAAGGTCGTAGCCGGACAGGTGCAGTGCGCCATACTGCAGCATCGACGCGTGGCCGTTCGACAGCACAAAGCGGTCGCGGTCAATCCACAACGGGTCCGTGGGATTGTGCTTCATATTGCGCGCAAAGAGCAGGTACGTCAGCGGCGACAGCGCAATCGGCGCTCCGGGGTGCCCATTGGCCGCCTTTTCAATCGCATCTACGGCGAGCAGGCGGAGTGTGTCAATTGACAGCTTTTCGAGATCGGTCATTCGTTCCTCTGGGTTGGTGGTCGCCTCTCACAGGCGCCGGATCAACGTTTGCGGCAGCACACCGCATCCTTATGTTTCAAAACGCTTCTGCCCCGCGTAACCGTGCATTTACGTAAACAGGGCTTAGCTTTCAGTGTACAGGCGACGTGAAGAAACCGCCTCACGCCCCTTCCAGATTCACTGAGAAGTTATGGCCCAGCCACCGGTTTTCCAGCGGCCAGAACAGCGTCATCTCCAGTGTTCCATTTGTTTCCGCAGGAATAGGCAGTTCTGCCGCAAACCCCGGATAGCCGATCAGCTTTGCATCGGTATTGTGGGTGTTCGCCCATCCATCCACCGTCCACACCACGCGAAAACGCGCCGGGTCCAGCACCTGCAAACGCTTCCCCGCGGGTAACTCAGTAATGGGTCGTGTGATCTGGAAAAATTCCACTTCGCTGCGGAAGGTACGCTCCTCACGCCGCACGCCGTAGCGCTCTTCCACCACGCTGATGCGGTCAAACACGCGCCCATCCACCACCGAACGCAATAGCTTGATGTACTCCGCATGTGCCCATACCAGTGGTTGCGCCGAACCAGCGCTGCGGCCGAAGTACAGTCCCTGTTCCGGCATGTCCGCGTAGTCCCACACCTGCTCCGGCAACATGCCGCC is a window encoding:
- the zwf gene encoding glucose-6-phosphate dehydrogenase; the encoded protein is MATTGINVSPEQVEANKCKESIPEPCIVVIFGASGDLTKRKLLPALYHLEQANLLPENFAVVGVARRDLSATFAPDMKDGILKGGGVDEKEEKLGKFIDRVKYFATEFDNDEGFEKLKAYLADLDKQFGTKGNRLFYLAVAPEFFADITHRLGDHGMTGEDGDHWVRVIIEKPFGTDLESAKKLNSEINEVLKEDQIFRIDHYLGKETVQNILVFRFGNGIFEPIWNRNYIDSVQITAAESIGIEGRGPFYEAAGALRDVLQNHVMEVLSFVAMEPPDVFESAPVRIEKLKVWKAISPIPVENTARGQYGPGTVDGQEVKGYRQEDRVNPESQTETFAAMKLEIDNWRWAGVPFYIRAGKRLKTRVTEVVITFKRPPLHIFQGSGAGAEQLEPNVLTLRIQPDDGIKLKFGAKIPGPTTNIAQVNMNFSYADAFGKSSANGYERLLLDAMLGDGTLFAEREGVETTWALMTPILEAWKAQKKNFPNYDAGSWGPKEADELLERDGRAWQA
- the gnd gene encoding phosphogluconate dehydrogenase (NAD(+)-dependent, decarboxylating); the encoded protein is MEIGLIGLGKMGGNMAERLRQGGHKVVGFDFNKEATAKLTAAGSVGVDSLEDLVKNLQTPRAIWIMVPEGKPVDTTVERLKPLMQKGDIFIDGGNSNYKDSIRRHGELKAEGFEFVDVGTSGGVWGLKEGYSMMIGGDEEIVEKLRPIFETLAPAPDKGWGRTGPSGAGHFVKMVHNGIEYGMMQAFAEGFAIFEAKKELNLDNAQIAEIWQHGSVVRSWLLDLTAEALKANPELKGIAPFVPDSGEGRWTVFEAIDLNVSAPIITESLIRRIRSRETDNLTDKMLSVMRNAFGGHAMKKE
- the tkt gene encoding transketolase, which codes for MTDLEKLSIDTLRLLAVDAIEKAANGHPGAPIALSPLTYLLFARNMKHNPTDPLWIDRDRFVLSNGHASMLQYGALHLSGYDLSLDDLKLFRQWHSKAPGHPEYGFTPGVEVTTGPLGQGLAMAVGLAIAEKHQAAVYNQPGMKIVDHYTYCIVGDGCLMEGISHESSSLAGTLKLGKLIVFYDDNLISLDGPTELSYTENVDERFNAYHWHVQYVDDGNDLAKIQQAINIAKLETEKPSLIRIRTIIGYGSPKAGTKHVHGEALGKEATRKTKEFFGFDPDVDFAEPQAALDDWRSAVPKGQKEQSEWNELFAKYKAAHPELASQFTRTAKAELPADYNKNIKPFPTEKAIATRTAGQVVLQALGDALPELIGGAADLTSSTKTIFNNSPSFHDDPKGRNIFFGVREFGMCAAVNGMAAHGGLIPFGSTFFVFSDYARNAMRLAALMSTHSLFVFTHDSIALGADGPTHQPVEHLMSLRAIPQLTDFRPADANETAVCYQLMVERKSASFMALSRQDLPVLDVAKYPTLWDGVRKGAYVLVDVANPDVIIAATGSEVSLVLKTLPELEKAGIKARVVSMPSFHLFEEQTEEYKASIFPHGVAKVAVEAGATQGWWKYVGRDGSVVGLDHFGGSAPGPEVLAHFGFTPENIVKAAQAAIAK